The Desulfocurvibacter africanus subsp. africanus DSM 2603 region ACCTCAGTCAGCGCATCTGGGCCAAGGCCTGTCTGGCCCTAGCCGGGATCAAGGTCGAAGCGGACTTCTCGGCTCTGGCCCCTGGGCAGACCTACGTATTCATGGCCAACCACCAGAGCAATTTCGATATTCCCCTTCTTACCGCTTGCCTCGACCAATGGTCAGTGCGCATGGTGGCCAAGGATAGTTTGTTCAAGATTCCCGTATTCGGCTGGGCCTTGCGCCGCGTGGGCCACATCTCCATTGATCGGGCCAAGATGCGCAAGGCCATGCAGGCCATCCAGGAAGCCGTTGAGATCGCCAACTCCGGGATCAGCATAGTCATCTTTCCCGAAGGCACTCGCAGCCGGGACTTCTCCCAGCTCCAGGAGTTCAAGGCCGGCGGGTTCATTCTGGCCATCAAGACCGGCCTGCCCGTGGCTCCTGTAGTCATGTCCGGAAGCGGAGAGATCATGCCCAAGGGCCACTGGTTCATCCGGCCGGGTACGGTTAGGATCAAGGCCTTGCCGCCTGTGGCTCCCGGCAGCTATAGTCTTAAAGAGCGGGAACAGTTCAAGGAAAACCTGCAGCAGGCCATGAGCAGAGCCTACCTGGAGATGCATAGGCATGGCGGATAGCCGCAAGAATTTCACACTCTCCCCCCTAGGCGGGCTGGGAGAAATCGGCCTCAATTGCATGGTCCTGGAGTGCGGGGATTCCATGATCATGATCGATTGCGGAATCATGTTTCCAGAGGATTATCTTTTCGGCATCGACATCGTCATCCCACGTTTCGATTTCGTGCTTGCTCGCAAGGACAAGCTCAAGGGCATCATCATTACCCACGGCCACGAGGATCACATCGGCGCTTTGCCCTGGCTGCTGCCCTATGTGGATGCCCCGATCTACAGTTCGCGTTTCACGCTGGCGCTCATCGAGTCCAGGCTCAGGGAGCACGACTTAGACCGATATGTGGACTTGCGTCCGGTCGAGGGCCGACAACGCGTGGATTTTGGCGATATTGCCGTGAATTTTTTCCGTGTGTGCCACTCCATTATCGAGGGCTTCGGCCTGGGCATCGAGACGCCCACGGGCCGCATCGTGCACACCGGCGATTTCAAGATCGACCGCACGCCACTGGATGACACCAACGTCACGGACCTGGAGGGCTTCGCCGAGTTCTCGGCCCCCGGCGTACAGCTCATGCTCTCGGACTCCACGAACGTGGAGCGCGACGGCTATGCCCTCACCGAGCGCGAGATCAAGCAGTCGCTGTCGGATATCTTCGCCAAGGCCACGGGCCGCATCCTTGTCACGCTCTTTTCCAGCCATATCCAGCGCATGCAGGAGATCATCGATCTGGCCGAGACATACGGCCGCAAAGTGGCCATCAGCGGCCGGTCCATCCAGAACAACATTGATTTGTCCCGGAACCTTGGCTACCTGCGAGCCAGCGAGTCCATATTCGTGCCCATGGACAGCGTATCGAACTATCGCGACGACCAGATAGTTTTGCTGCTCACGGGCTCTCAGGGCGAACCCTTGTCCTCGCTGACGCGTCTGGCCATGAGCGAACACCGCCAGATGCGCATCAAAGAAGGCGATCTCGTGCTTATGAGTTCGCGCTTCATCCCAGGCAATACGCGGGCCATCACCAAGGTTATCAACCGGCTCTACAAGCTGGGAGCCGAAGTGCTCTACGAGCGGGTCTCCGGCATTCACGCTTCGGGCCATGCCCACCGCGAAGAGCTGTGCCAGATGCTGCGCACCGTGAAACCCAAGTTTTTCGTCCCGGTTCATGGCGAGTACCGCCATCTGGTCAAGCATTCACGCTTGGCCGTGGAGTGCGGCGTGGCCAAGGAACGCTCCCTGATCCTGGAGGACGGCCAGCCCTTGCGCCTCTTCGAGGACAACACCATGCGCCTGCTGGACCGCATCACCGTGGAGCACATCTACGTGGACGGCAAGGGCGTGGGCGACGTGGGCTCCAGTGTGCTCAAGGAGCGTCAGCTCTTGGCCGGCGAAGGGCTGGTCATTGTCAACTTGGTCATCGACGAGAAGTCCGGCGAGATCGCCCTTGGGCCGGAAATCACCTCCAAGGGCTTCGTCTTCGAGCAGCACTATGCGCATCTGCTGGAAGACGCCAAATGTATCGTGCTGGACATTTTTGAGAACATCCCGCCCGGCGAGATACAGAAGCTCAAGGACAGAATACGCGGCAGCCTGCGGCGGTTCTTCCGCAAGGTGCTCGACCGCGACCCGGTGGTTATACCGGTGGTGATTTCACTGTAGATTATCTGCCATCCAGAGAGGCACCGCCTCCTGCGACTCTGCTTCCGTCAGCGCGCACTTCGCTCTCGCGCGGACAAGATATCCCAGGCTCACAAAAAAGGGAGAGGCTCTGCCTCTCCCTTTTGCATTATGAACGGTTTGCTGGTCTACCAGGCTACGGACTTGGCGTTGCCGCGTTTGATTATGGGCGTCTCGTTTTCCCAGATGGCCAGACCCGTGGTCAGGTCTGTCAGGGAGAGCATGAAGTAGTACTCGACCTGTTGGGTCTTCTTGTCCAGGCGATGGTTCATCTGGATGATCTTGCCCGACAAGCTCAAGTCCGGGGCCACGATGGTGCCCTGGCCGGCCACTGTGGACTGCTTGACCTCCTGGGACTGCCGCAGTTCGCGAGCCTTGGCCACCATGGGGTCCTCGGGCGCGTCCAGGCCCACGGCCGTGGTGGTGACGACCTTGCCGCTGTTGAGCAGCTCCACGCGAATCTTCTTGGTCAACTGCTCGGTGTCGATGCGCTGCATGGTGTCGTTGGTCACGCGCGAAACGACCATGACATAGCGGCCTCCGCCGGGCTTGCTGACAACGCCCGAAGCAATCAACTTGGCGATGGAATCGCCGGCGGCAGCCTCGAAGTCGCGGTAGTCGAGTCCCAGCACGCGCGGAGCGGCATCGGCGCGAGTGTCCACGACCTGGACGCCCTTGCTGGCGCAGCCAGCGGAAAGGACCAGAACAAGGGATAAGGCCAGTAAAATAATACGTGCGCGCATATTTGCCACCTCCGGGTGTTACTTAAGATCGTGTTTGAACATGAGACGCCAAGTCTTGGCCTTGGGGCGCGATGAGATTTCGGTGAAGACGAAGGGCACCTGGCCCTGCACCGTGACTTTCTTCCAGCGCGACTGGAAGGAATCCAGCAGCAGGCCCTGGGCGTCGAACCACTCCAGCTTGTAGTAGAAGTCGCTGGCGCTCGAGGACGTATTGCGGCCCGTGATCTGGAGCATGAGGAAACCGTCGTCGCGCGGGTGTTCGCCGACGGCCAGATCCGTTATGTTCCGCAGCCCTTGTCCTTTAATGATGCGCGGATCGGGCTTCGCGCAGCCTAAGGCCAGCGTCAACATGAACACGGCCGCCAGTATGATCGTCACGCATGATGGAATCCTGGGCATACTCAGTTGAGAACCTCCTGAAAGGGGATGATGGCGCAAGCCGGCTCGGCTCCCGCCGTAGGCATGCGCACGTGGATGAGACAGAAGCGGGCCTCGGGCAGCGTAAGCGTGCGCAGGACCCGTCCTTCCGTGGTTGTAATGGCTAGGCGGCCGTCAGCAGGCCTAGACAGCCTGGCGAACTGCGCGTCCGTGGGCAGAGACGTCCATGAGCGGGTGTC contains the following coding sequences:
- a CDS encoding lysophospholipid acyltransferase family protein, whose protein sequence is MLRTIIFFTFYPLVTVVSSTLCILFGRSFANKPADLSQRIWAKACLALAGIKVEADFSALAPGQTYVFMANHQSNFDIPLLTACLDQWSVRMVAKDSLFKIPVFGWALRRVGHISIDRAKMRKAMQAIQEAVEIANSGISIVIFPEGTRSRDFSQLQEFKAGGFILAIKTGLPVAPVVMSGSGEIMPKGHWFIRPGTVRIKALPPVAPGSYSLKEREQFKENLQQAMSRAYLEMHRHGG
- a CDS encoding ribonuclease J, whose translation is MADSRKNFTLSPLGGLGEIGLNCMVLECGDSMIMIDCGIMFPEDYLFGIDIVIPRFDFVLARKDKLKGIIITHGHEDHIGALPWLLPYVDAPIYSSRFTLALIESRLREHDLDRYVDLRPVEGRQRVDFGDIAVNFFRVCHSIIEGFGLGIETPTGRIVHTGDFKIDRTPLDDTNVTDLEGFAEFSAPGVQLMLSDSTNVERDGYALTEREIKQSLSDIFAKATGRILVTLFSSHIQRMQEIIDLAETYGRKVAISGRSIQNNIDLSRNLGYLRASESIFVPMDSVSNYRDDQIVLLLTGSQGEPLSSLTRLAMSEHRQMRIKEGDLVLMSSRFIPGNTRAITKVINRLYKLGAEVLYERVSGIHASGHAHREELCQMLRTVKPKFFVPVHGEYRHLVKHSRLAVECGVAKERSLILEDGQPLRLFEDNTMRLLDRITVEHIYVDGKGVGDVGSSVLKERQLLAGEGLVIVNLVIDEKSGEIALGPEITSKGFVFEQHYAHLLEDAKCIVLDIFENIPPGEIQKLKDRIRGSLRRFFRKVLDRDPVVIPVVISL
- the lpoB gene encoding penicillin-binding protein activator LpoB → MRARIILLALSLVLVLSAGCASKGVQVVDTRADAAPRVLGLDYRDFEAAAGDSIAKLIASGVVSKPGGGRYVMVVSRVTNDTMQRIDTEQLTKKIRVELLNSGKVVTTTAVGLDAPEDPMVAKARELRQSQEVKQSTVAGQGTIVAPDLSLSGKIIQMNHRLDKKTQQVEYYFMLSLTDLTTGLAIWENETPIIKRGNAKSVAW
- a CDS encoding YcfL family protein, whose protein sequence is MTIILAAVFMLTLALGCAKPDPRIIKGQGLRNITDLAVGEHPRDDGFLMLQITGRNTSSSASDFYYKLEWFDAQGLLLDSFQSRWKKVTVQGQVPFVFTEISSRPKAKTWRLMFKHDLK